In Porites lutea chromosome 9, jaPorLute2.1, whole genome shotgun sequence, a single window of DNA contains:
- the LOC140947392 gene encoding uncharacterized protein, translating to MQRSLPSWVVFWLFVTGVVCTIDGLFIILRPHTLPDGKWNYLVKPYNIYIEVDERYKDLKDAFVIGVSWMNLAEVVLNFFTLALHISGKAGLSIVLTFMVSTMTWSKTILYFLLSTSLCGGQHYINHNDWRTTILLYIIPNGTWIIIPFLCMIATGRKMLVFMENNDAKAKKSR from the exons ATGCAGCGAAGTCTACCATCTTGGGTCGTGTTTTGGCTATTTGTGACGGGTGTCGTCTGTACCATCGATGGCTTGTTTATAATTTTGCGACCGCATACATTACCTGATGGAAAATGGAACTACCTTGTCAAACCAT ATAACATTTATATTGAAGTCGATGAAAGGTACAAGGACCTAAAAGATGCATTTGTTATTGGAGTAAGCTG GATGAACCTTGCAGAAGTTGTTCTGAACTTCTTCACATTAGCATTG CATATAAGTGGAAAAGCAGGACTGTCCATAGTGCTTACTTTCATGGTATCTACAATGACGTGGTCCAAAACAATCCTGTACTTTCTCCTCAGCACTTCGCTTTGTGGTGGTCAGCACTACATCAATCACAATGACTGGAGAACAACAATATTGTTGTACATAATCCCAAATGGCACCTGGATTATTATTCCATTTCTCTGCATGATAGCTACAGGAAGAAAAATGCTGGTTTTCATGGAGAATAATGATGCAAAAGCAAAGAAGTCTCGTTAA
- the LOC140947393 gene encoding uncharacterized protein isoform X1 — MMRQNLPSWVAFWLLLSSIICAIDAFFVLLRPHTLPGGKWNYLFKPYNIYIQVDARYKDLKDAFVIGQSWMNIVEVCLNIVTFILHRKSSVKSVICGIVVSTMTCAKTILFTLMATQLCTEEVLFENVDWPIFAGLFVIPNSIWIVVPFLCIVKLSSTLINNMEKHKKEA, encoded by the exons ATGATGCGCCAAAATCTTCCATCTTGGGTAGCCTtttggcttcttctttccagCATTATTTGTGCGATTGACGCCTTTTTTGTTCTGTTACGCCCTCATACACTACCTGGAGGAAAGTGGAATTACCTTTTCAAACCAT ACAATATTTACATCCAAGTTGATGCAAGATACAAAGATCTTAAAGATGCATTTGTTATTGGCCAAAGCTG GATGAATATTGTGGAAGTATGCCTAAACATAGTGACATTTATTTTG CACAGAAAATCCAGTGTAAAGTCTGTCATTTGTGGGATTGTTGTAAGCACAATGACCTGTGCCAAAACTATTCTCTTCACACTTATGGCCACACAACTGTGTACTGAAGAAGTCCTCTTTGAAAATGTGGATTGGCCTATTTTTGCCGGGTTGTTTGTCATTCCAAATTCAATTTGGATTGTAGTGCCATTTCTTTGCATTGTTAAATTAAGCTCAACATTAATAAACAACATGGAGAAGCACAAAAAGGAGGCATAA
- the LOC140947393 gene encoding uncharacterized protein isoform X2, protein MMRQNLPSWVAFWLLLSSIICAIDAFFVLLRPHTLPGGKWNYLFKPYNIYIQVDARYKDLKDAFVIGQSWMNIVEVCLNIVTFILKIQCKVCHLWDCCKHNDLCQNYSLHTYGHTTVY, encoded by the exons ATGATGCGCCAAAATCTTCCATCTTGGGTAGCCTtttggcttcttctttccagCATTATTTGTGCGATTGACGCCTTTTTTGTTCTGTTACGCCCTCATACACTACCTGGAGGAAAGTGGAATTACCTTTTCAAACCAT ACAATATTTACATCCAAGTTGATGCAAGATACAAAGATCTTAAAGATGCATTTGTTATTGGCCAAAGCTG GATGAATATTGTGGAAGTATGCCTAAACATAGTGACATTTATTTTG AAAATCCAGTGTAAAGTCTGTCATTTGTGGGATTGTTGTAAGCACAATGACCTGTGCCAAAACTATTCTCTTCACACTTATGGCCACACAACTGTGTACTGA
- the LOC140947391 gene encoding uncharacterized protein, translating into MTSTMAPRQIIREGVPNPMQAWSKEQVLQLDESVLTPGFAYNLARYFPSGSQDDQQKCIELMHKIGASSDPATWYSTEARARTPTRPKSVPPQATRFSEKARHSYTKNPELFYMTTNKREFGGKFGHPAENARPNTSKIFPSRDNNNFTTYQTDFNTKKVRKTQSIRTGSSSGNRRNNPHPAEAFMIWKFPCRFPALLDEEISPEAMNEVSKEQIKSTYQSDYTGIPQGVNICTVFEGDLVPSLYKPPYTLNTTSRYSYQTPALKGEMSENFSRFGCNKNKYKPAVGAVPTVLYNSPQMHLYGRTHYARDYVDKSAALKEKERRFKSGPIPALEEYLRTAKPHERESLLRKLQNIAVKDRKENHDPNWLSQWTGPA; encoded by the exons ATGACTTCAACAATGGCGCCGCGTCAAATTATACGTGAAGGCGTCCCAAATCCAATGCAAGCTTGGAGCAAAGAGCAAGTATTACAA TTGGACGAATCCGTACTGACGCCGGGATTTGCCTACAACCTTGCAAGATATTTTCCTTCGGGATCACAAGATGACCAACAGAAGTGCATAGAACTTATGCATAAGATTGGAGCGTCGTCGGACCCAGCAACGTGGTACTCAACAG AAGCTCGCGCGCGCACTCCAACACGACCCAAAAGTGTACCTCCACAAGCTACCCGTTTCTCCGAGAAAGCTCGACACAGCTATACAAAGAACCCAGAATTGTTTTACATGACCACAAACAAAAGAGAATTCGGAGGAAAGTTCGGACATCCAGCAGAAAATGCGAG GCCAAATACATCGAAGATCTTCCCAAGTAGAGACAATAACAACTTCACAACATATCAAACTGACTTTAATACGAAGAAGGTCCGAAAGACGCAATCTATTCGAACAGGAAGCTCTTCTGGCAACAGAAGGAACAACCCTCACCCCgcagag GCCTTTATGATTTGGAAATTTCCATGCCGCTTTCCAGCACTCCTTGATGAGGAGATAAGTCCTGAGGCAATGAATGAGGTCTCTAAAGAGCAAATTAAATCTACGTATCAGTCTGACTACACAGGCATTCCACaag GTGTGAATATCTGCACAGTATTTGAAGGAGATCTTGTACCTTCACTGTACAAACCACCCTACACCTTGAATACCACATCACGATACAGTTACCAGACACCTGCCCTGAAAGGCGAGATGTCTGAAAACTTTAGTCGTTTTGGATGCAACAAGAACAAGTACAAACCAGCTGTTGGTGCAG tcCCTACAGTGTTGTATAATTCACCTCAAATGCACTTGTATGGAAGGACGCATTACGCCAGGGACTATGTTGACAAATCTGCTGCACTTAAG gaaaaagaaagaaggttTAAATCAGGCCCAATTCCAGCACTGGAAGAATACCTGAGAACTGCAAAACCACATG AGAGGGAAAGCTTGTTGAGAAAACTGCAAAACATTGCTGTTAAAGATCGGAAAGAGAACCATGACCCTAACTGGCTCTCACAGTGGACTGGACCTGCATAG
- the LOC140947393 gene encoding uncharacterized protein isoform X3 produces the protein MMRQNLPSWVAFWLLLSSIICAIDAFFVLLRPHTLPGGKWNYLFKPYNIYIQVDARYKDLKDAFVIGQSWMNIVEVCLNIVTFILPMRHVASRSQCLARKSTD, from the exons ATGATGCGCCAAAATCTTCCATCTTGGGTAGCCTtttggcttcttctttccagCATTATTTGTGCGATTGACGCCTTTTTTGTTCTGTTACGCCCTCATACACTACCTGGAGGAAAGTGGAATTACCTTTTCAAACCAT ACAATATTTACATCCAAGTTGATGCAAGATACAAAGATCTTAAAGATGCATTTGTTATTGGCCAAAGCTG GATGAATATTGTGGAAGTATGCCTAAACATAGTGACATTTATTTTG CCTATGAGGCATGTTGCAAGTAGAAGCCAGTGTTTAGCTAGGAAAAGCACAGATTGA